A single window of Zea mays cultivar B73 chromosome 10, Zm-B73-REFERENCE-NAM-5.0, whole genome shotgun sequence DNA harbors:
- the LOC103641942 gene encoding uncharacterized protein isoform X1 has translation MAPPRAIGAADSPGPRPSARGVVPSSSACSDRVPLHGGFGSSLHAVGSEFGSQTNTLLDSVDLVEQLARHFSRPLTKEQMEAIMELATQGKEKEGIKKKGSKVTPLQAPIIEASEMR, from the exons ATGGCGCCCCCGCGGGCGATTGGCGCCGCCGACTCCCCTGGTCCCCGGCCTTCGGCGAGGGGGGTCGTCCCTTCCTCCTCTGCGTGTTCGGATCGCGTTCCCCTCCACGGAGGCTTCGGGTCGTCTCTCCACGCGGTGGGCTCGGAGTTCGGCTCCCAGACCAATACTCTTCTGGATTCG GTGGATTTGGTTGAGCAGCTTGCGAGGCATTTCTCTAGGCCTCTAACCAAGGAACAAATGGAGGCAATTATGGAGCTGGCAActcaggggaaggaaaaggaagggatcaagaagaagggcagcaagGTGACACCCCTCCAGGCTCCTATCATCGAGGCTTCTGAGATGCGCTGA
- the LOC103641942 gene encoding uncharacterized protein isoform X2, producing MAPPRAIGAADSPGPRPSARGVVPSSSACSDRVPLHGGFGSSLHAVGSEFGSQTNTLLDSLARHFSRPLTKEQMEAIMELATQGKEKEGIKKKGSKVTPLQAPIIEASEMR from the exons ATGGCGCCCCCGCGGGCGATTGGCGCCGCCGACTCCCCTGGTCCCCGGCCTTCGGCGAGGGGGGTCGTCCCTTCCTCCTCTGCGTGTTCGGATCGCGTTCCCCTCCACGGAGGCTTCGGGTCGTCTCTCCACGCGGTGGGCTCGGAGTTCGGCTCCCAGACCAATACTCTTCTGGATTCG CTTGCGAGGCATTTCTCTAGGCCTCTAACCAAGGAACAAATGGAGGCAATTATGGAGCTGGCAActcaggggaaggaaaaggaagggatcaagaagaagggcagcaagGTGACACCCCTCCAGGCTCCTATCATCGAGGCTTCTGAGATGCGCTGA
- the LOC103641943 gene encoding E3 ubiquitin-protein ligase RHA1B has product MGFPAGYSELVLPKQLLHLLLLLGYVRRFLLWAFDAVGLGDLLDLGDDHQAPQPQPQHRRAEFRAAMPAMVIEEALPVARFDELEARVVVGGDCAVCLGGIGGGDEVRRLGNCRHAFHRACLDRWMEHDQRTCPLCRAPLIPGAALWPADASDLDFSYPGAPLTPVVPSPTLLRPHELLLLAGLGGY; this is encoded by the coding sequence ATGGGTTTCCCGGCGGGCTACTCGGAGCTGGTGCTCCCGAagcagctgctccacctgctgctgctgctggggtacgTCCGCCGCTTCCTCCTCTGGGCGTTCGACGCCGTGGGCCTCGGCGACCTGCTGGATCTCGGGGACGACCACCAagcgccgcagccgcagccgcagcaCCGGCGGGCGGAGTTCCGGGCGGCCATGCCGGCGATGGTCATCGAGGAGGCCCTCCCCGTGGCGCGGTTCGACGAGCTGGAGGCGCGCGTCGTCGTTGGCGGGGACTGCGCGGTGTGCCTCGGCGGCATCGGCGGCGGCGACGAGGTGCGGCGGCTCGGCAACTGCCGCCACGCCTTCCACCGCGCCTGCCTCGACCGCTGGATGGAGCACGACCAGCGCACCTGCCCGCTCTGCCGCGCGCCGCTCATCCCCGGCGCGGCGCTCTGGCCCGCCGACGCCTCCGACCTGGACTTCTCCTACCCCGGCGCGCCGCTGACGCCCGTCGTGCCCTCCCCGACGCTGCTGCGGCCGCACGAGCTGCTGCTGCTCGCGGGCCTGGGCGGATACTGA